A genome region from bacterium includes the following:
- the ybgF gene encoding tol-pal system protein YbgF — MLEPEPARPSRARRQLTAIACLASLTVAGCVTRADFERVRRDQQEMRASLADLQVSVDALSRRVDTMRSSQSDSKTRAAQDRVKELERRLADIEASRTAEPTSTPGAGAEASPTATPIARVAGSDAAQIAMRRDAQTASSAPLSYQRALQLYRDNQHEQAINGFRDFLRGNPKSPLADNAQYWIGEAYYAQGDYNRSIIEFNEVLLKFPQGDQVPGALLALASAFSTSGDKIDAKLVLQKLISDHPSSEEAQIGRQQLQSLAD, encoded by the coding sequence GTGCTGGAGCCGGAACCGGCGCGCCCATCTCGTGCCCGTCGGCAACTGACCGCGATTGCCTGTCTCGCGTCGCTGACGGTCGCCGGCTGCGTCACCCGCGCTGACTTCGAGCGCGTGCGCCGCGATCAGCAGGAGATGCGAGCGTCGCTGGCGGATCTGCAGGTGTCGGTCGACGCGCTCTCGCGCCGTGTCGACACCATGCGCTCGTCGCAGTCGGATTCGAAGACGCGCGCGGCACAGGATCGGGTCAAGGAGCTGGAGCGGCGTCTCGCCGACATCGAGGCGTCGCGGACCGCCGAGCCTACGTCGACTCCGGGCGCCGGGGCGGAGGCCAGCCCGACAGCGACGCCGATCGCCCGCGTTGCCGGCAGCGACGCGGCGCAGATCGCGATGCGTCGCGACGCGCAGACGGCGAGCAGCGCACCGCTGTCGTACCAGCGGGCGCTGCAGCTCTATCGCGACAACCAGCACGAGCAGGCGATCAACGGTTTCCGGGATTTCCTGCGCGGCAACCCGAAATCGCCGCTGGCCGACAACGCCCAGTACTGGATCGGCGAGGCGTACTACGCGCAGGGCGACTACAATCGCTCGATCATCGAGTTCAACGAGGTGCTGCTCAAGTTTCCGCAGGGGGACCAGGTGCCCGGAGCGCTGCTGGCCCTGGCGAGTGCCTTCTCGACCTCGGGGGACAAGATCGACGCCAAGCTGGTGCTGCAGAAACTCATCAGCGACCACCCGAGCTCGGAGGAAGCGCAGATCGGGCGGCAGCAGCTCCAGTCCCTCGCCGACTGA
- the pal gene encoding peptidoglycan-associated lipoprotein Pal yields MNRSFVGLAVVLAMLVSLGCSSKKKGSAGLEGQEGEAGYGEESLGAGGAPGGSLALAQQGKYGAGGAGSDSGPLHDIHFNYDSFELDESARQTLQEDAEWLKDHPEVRVEIEGHCDNRGTVEYNLALGAKRAAAAKSYLIALGIGRDRLTTISYGEELPLCQEETESCWSRNRRAHLVPVGN; encoded by the coding sequence TCGTCTCGCTTGGGTGCTCGTCCAAAAAGAAGGGCAGCGCGGGCCTCGAGGGGCAGGAAGGTGAGGCAGGCTACGGCGAGGAATCGCTCGGTGCTGGTGGCGCGCCGGGCGGTAGCCTGGCGCTGGCGCAGCAGGGCAAGTACGGCGCCGGCGGCGCTGGCAGCGATTCCGGCCCCCTGCACGACATCCATTTCAACTACGACTCGTTCGAGCTCGACGAATCGGCGCGGCAGACCCTGCAGGAAGATGCCGAGTGGCTCAAGGATCACCCCGAGGTGCGGGTCGAGATCGAAGGGCACTGTGACAACCGTGGCACCGTGGAGTACAATCTCGCGCTGGGAGCCAAACGGGCCGCCGCGGCGAAGAGCTATCTCATCGCTCTCGGGATTGGCCGCGACCGCCTGACCACGATCAGTTACGGCGAGGAGTTGCCGCTGTGCCAGGAGGAAACCGAGTCGTGCTGGAGCCGGAACCGGCGCGCCCATCTCGTGCCCGTCGGCAACTGA